The following proteins are co-located in the Pseudarthrobacter siccitolerans genome:
- a CDS encoding Lrp/AsnC family transcriptional regulator, giving the protein MNNLDATDLKILLELIRDPRIQIGELSDSLGVARNTAQSRVRRLLRTGVLRSGGREVDLEAVGYDVVAFVTIEVSHRELDGVVGALRLIPQVLEVHEISGRGDVWCRVVATDTHNLQAALRQVLRIKGVIRTETVLALHTHIPYRTEPLISGLTKASAAGQHVPAKSSRAGGEGADG; this is encoded by the coding sequence TTGAACAACCTGGACGCCACGGACCTGAAAATCCTCCTGGAACTGATCCGCGACCCGAGAATCCAGATCGGGGAGCTCAGTGATTCCCTCGGCGTTGCCCGCAACACTGCCCAGTCGCGCGTCCGGCGCCTGCTCCGGACGGGGGTGCTGCGGTCCGGCGGCCGTGAGGTGGACCTGGAGGCTGTGGGATACGACGTGGTGGCCTTTGTGACCATCGAGGTGTCCCACCGTGAGCTGGACGGGGTGGTGGGCGCACTGCGGCTGATTCCGCAGGTCCTGGAAGTGCACGAGATTTCGGGGCGGGGCGATGTCTGGTGCCGGGTGGTGGCAACCGATACCCACAACCTTCAGGCTGCCCTGCGCCAGGTGCTCAGGATTAAAGGCGTCATCAGGACGGAAACCGTCCTGGCGCTGCATACGCATATCCCTTACCGGACAGAGCCGTTGATCAGCGGCCTCACCAAGGCGTCCGCGGCGGGCCAACACGTTCCCGCCAAGTCCTCACGCGCCGGCGGAGAAGGCGCGGACGGCTAG
- a CDS encoding LysR family transcriptional regulator: MEHDQKQLVQLLPLLPLLSELGRTQHVTETAEVLGVPQSTVSRALSRASAVVGTELLVREGRGVRLTPAARSLLPYIERALAEFQAGLDLVRSESDVVRGRIPVSFQHTFGESTLPLLISAFRSHHPGAVFTLTQGARDTCLARLAAGESDLALTAPVAAEGRNLLSALLYREPLRLVVHHTHALAGRRLASMADIRADPFVALGPGYGMRSLTDALFREAGYRPRIAFESQDTHTVRGLVSAGLGVSILPPGGDAPGRNVSTETGNLGWVEVPLDSALAFRDVGLSWRQRNPGLEPLGVRLFRELVLTEGPQLLAGLVQRRSRLAGTGPDGDEAPPAPGQ, translated from the coding sequence TTGGAGCACGACCAGAAGCAGCTGGTGCAACTTCTTCCGCTCCTGCCGCTGCTGTCCGAGCTGGGCAGGACACAGCACGTCACCGAGACGGCCGAAGTCCTTGGAGTACCCCAGTCAACGGTGAGCAGGGCATTGTCGCGGGCGAGCGCCGTCGTCGGAACCGAACTGCTGGTGAGGGAGGGCAGGGGAGTCCGCCTCACTCCCGCTGCCCGCTCCCTGTTGCCCTACATCGAGCGGGCGCTGGCGGAATTCCAGGCCGGGCTGGACCTGGTCCGCAGCGAATCGGACGTGGTCCGCGGCAGGATCCCGGTGTCCTTCCAGCACACGTTCGGTGAGTCCACCCTTCCGCTCCTCATCAGCGCATTCCGCAGCCACCATCCCGGCGCCGTCTTCACACTGACCCAGGGAGCACGCGACACCTGCCTGGCCCGGCTTGCGGCCGGTGAATCCGACCTGGCACTGACCGCGCCCGTAGCCGCCGAAGGCCGGAACCTGTTGTCTGCCCTGCTGTACCGGGAGCCCCTGCGCCTGGTGGTCCATCACACCCACGCGCTCGCCGGGCGCAGGCTGGCCTCGATGGCTGACATCCGTGCCGACCCGTTTGTGGCGCTCGGCCCCGGGTACGGGATGCGGTCACTCACCGATGCACTGTTCCGGGAAGCCGGATACCGGCCCCGGATCGCATTCGAAAGCCAGGACACGCACACCGTCCGGGGCCTCGTTTCGGCCGGACTCGGAGTCAGTATCCTGCCTCCGGGCGGGGACGCTCCCGGACGGAACGTCAGCACCGAAACAGGCAACCTGGGCTGGGTGGAGGTGCCCCTTGACTCGGCCCTGGCCTTCCGCGATGTGGGCCTGAGTTGGCGCCAGCGAAATCCCGGCCTGGAACCCCTTGGCGTCCGGCTGTTCCGCGAACTCGTTCTCACCGAGGGGCCGCAACTGCTGGCCGGGCTGGTCCAACGGCGGTCCCGGCTGGCGGGCACCGGCCCGGACGGCGACGAAGCTCCTCCCGCGCCTGGCCAGTAA
- a CDS encoding MFS transporter → MTVFSELRMRPAPATTAGWDASTTARLVLAGAVIFTLLVGANLATPLYPLLQEQLGLSPLDVTAAFTTYVLALVAVLMLAGHWSDHIGRRAALILAVVAGLSGGWLFAGAHTLAALCAARALQGAAVALATGASAAALRELLPARPEWASRFTLLASAGGVAAGPVVGGLLSLLPGATSAPYNVHSAVLAALLVPLYLLRARPAIQPPAGPRPLQLLAPRRPSVTREARGAFWLASGVGFLSFAVFGFCLSLAPGYFARILAVESRPLIGLLACLTLAASALTQLVTVRSRFVVPGGLAVLGASVLLLGAAGAWNSAVLLVAASLAAGLGQGLAFRTVFNDVAGRVEPARQAQTISSLYVITYLGSAVPVLGLGWAAGAFGLEPSVAGFVVLCGAAAFIMAALTLRQAVRSQAVRSHAVGQRSQGQPGPD, encoded by the coding sequence ATGACGGTCTTCAGCGAGCTCCGTATGCGTCCGGCGCCAGCCACCACCGCAGGGTGGGACGCGTCCACCACGGCGCGCCTGGTGTTGGCCGGCGCCGTCATTTTCACGCTCCTGGTGGGCGCCAACCTCGCCACGCCCCTGTATCCCCTGCTGCAGGAGCAGCTGGGGCTGTCCCCGCTTGATGTGACGGCCGCCTTCACCACCTACGTCCTGGCTCTGGTGGCCGTGCTGATGCTGGCCGGTCACTGGTCGGACCATATAGGACGCAGGGCCGCCCTTATCCTGGCTGTTGTCGCAGGCCTTTCCGGCGGCTGGCTGTTCGCCGGAGCACACACGCTGGCCGCGCTGTGCGCAGCACGTGCGCTACAGGGAGCTGCGGTTGCCCTCGCCACCGGCGCCAGCGCCGCGGCCCTGCGCGAGTTGCTTCCCGCGCGCCCGGAATGGGCCTCCCGCTTCACCCTGCTGGCCTCAGCGGGAGGAGTGGCCGCGGGCCCCGTCGTCGGCGGGTTGCTGTCACTTCTGCCCGGGGCCACCTCTGCGCCCTACAACGTCCATTCGGCAGTCCTCGCAGCACTCCTGGTCCCGCTGTACCTGCTGCGGGCCCGCCCCGCCATCCAGCCGCCCGCAGGACCAAGGCCGCTGCAACTGCTCGCACCGCGCCGTCCCTCCGTCACGCGGGAGGCGCGGGGCGCCTTCTGGCTCGCGTCCGGCGTCGGCTTCCTCAGCTTTGCGGTCTTCGGTTTCTGCCTCTCACTGGCTCCCGGCTACTTTGCCCGGATCCTTGCGGTGGAGAGCCGCCCCCTGATCGGCCTGCTGGCCTGCCTCACGCTGGCGGCATCGGCGCTGACACAGCTGGTCACTGTCCGCAGCCGCTTCGTGGTGCCGGGCGGCCTCGCGGTCCTGGGCGCTTCCGTACTGCTGCTCGGCGCGGCAGGGGCCTGGAACAGTGCCGTACTGCTGGTGGCGGCAAGCCTTGCCGCGGGCCTGGGCCAGGGACTCGCCTTCCGCACCGTTTTTAATGATGTGGCCGGCCGGGTGGAGCCCGCCCGGCAGGCCCAGACCATCAGCTCGCTGTACGTCATCACCTACCTGGGCAGCGCCGTGCCGGTGCTGGGCCTCGGCTGGGCCGCCGGCGCCTTCGGCCTGGAACCGTCGGTGGCAGGCTTCGTGGTGCTGTGCGGTGCTGCAGCGTTCATCATGGCCGCCCTCACGCTGCGCCAGGCAGTGCGAAGCCAGGCAGTGCGAAGCCATGCAGTGGGGCAGCGGAGCCAGGGCCAGCCGGGGCCAGACTAG
- a CDS encoding ABC transporter permease — protein sequence MSNVFTDTFAWLADPLNWIGTAGIPARLAEHLQYTGLVMLIASAIAIPAGLYVGHTGRGRVAVVAIAGALRALPTLGLLTLFVLLAGIGLMPPVWALVILTVPPLLAGTYAGISSVDRNVVDAARAMGMTELQVLFRAELPNALTVMFGGFRTGVLQVIATVSVVAYINLGGLGRYLFDGLVLSDFPQMLGGSLLIAVLAIAVDLALSVFQKLVLTPGPSKQSHRGQQAGVDHTGPVPAVAVAQGGKS from the coding sequence GTGAGCAACGTCTTCACGGATACCTTCGCCTGGCTGGCAGACCCCCTGAACTGGATCGGCACCGCCGGGATTCCGGCAAGGCTGGCCGAACACCTCCAGTACACCGGCCTCGTGATGCTCATTGCTTCCGCCATCGCCATCCCGGCCGGCCTGTATGTGGGGCATACGGGCCGGGGCAGGGTGGCCGTGGTTGCCATCGCCGGCGCCCTGCGCGCCCTGCCCACGCTCGGCCTGCTGACGCTGTTTGTCCTGCTGGCTGGAATTGGACTCATGCCGCCCGTCTGGGCCCTGGTCATCCTCACCGTGCCGCCCCTCCTTGCAGGCACTTACGCGGGGATCTCAAGCGTGGACCGCAACGTGGTGGATGCCGCCCGGGCCATGGGAATGACCGAACTGCAGGTCTTGTTCCGGGCCGAGCTGCCCAACGCGCTGACCGTAATGTTCGGCGGTTTCCGCACCGGCGTGCTGCAAGTGATCGCCACCGTGTCGGTGGTGGCCTACATCAACCTGGGCGGCCTGGGCCGCTACCTGTTCGACGGGCTCGTCCTCAGCGACTTCCCGCAGATGCTGGGCGGGTCGCTGCTCATCGCGGTGCTGGCCATCGCCGTCGACCTTGCCCTGTCCGTTTTCCAGAAGCTGGTCCTGACCCCAGGACCCTCAAAGCAGTCCCACCGCGGCCAGCAGGCCGGGGTCGATCACACAGGCCCCGTCCCCGCGGTGGCTGTGGCACAAGGAGGTAAATCATGA
- a CDS encoding MFS transporter, translating to MQHSVPHPGPLASDAGWHGHAKGSRAYGRIILGLAFAGVATFAQLYSTQAVLPILAADLEVTAAEAALTISLATIGLAVTVIPWSFLADRIGRVKAMAWGITVATVLGLLVPLATSFPLLLGLRLLEGMALGGIPAIAIAYLNEEVTKAHAALAAGSYVAGTTLGGLAGRLVAGPAGELWGWRAAALAVSVLATLAAVAFLVLVPRARGFTAAKAGLRGAARTLGGHLRNIRLLALYVQAFLMMGGFVAVYNYLGFRLSGQPFGLPATVVSLMFLAYLSGTFTSRWAAGLTMRFGRRNVLLAGLALSTAGLALTLTASLALILAGLVVFTGGFFAAHSIGAGWTGAIASTGRAQAASLYNLAYYLGSSIIGWAGGLLFQSSGWSTLAGAVMILACLTAVTVAVVHPREAGRPKGAGA from the coding sequence ATGCAGCACAGTGTCCCCCATCCCGGCCCCTTGGCTTCCGACGCCGGCTGGCACGGACATGCGAAAGGCTCCAGGGCGTATGGCCGGATCATCCTCGGCCTCGCCTTTGCCGGGGTGGCCACCTTTGCCCAGCTGTATTCCACCCAGGCTGTCCTGCCGATCCTGGCCGCGGACCTGGAGGTCACCGCTGCCGAGGCCGCCCTCACCATCTCGCTGGCTACCATCGGGCTGGCGGTTACTGTCATCCCCTGGTCCTTCCTGGCGGACAGGATCGGAAGGGTCAAGGCAATGGCCTGGGGCATCACGGTGGCCACCGTCCTGGGCCTGCTGGTTCCCCTGGCCACCAGCTTCCCCCTGCTCCTGGGCCTGCGGCTCCTCGAAGGCATGGCCCTGGGCGGCATCCCGGCCATCGCCATTGCCTACCTGAATGAAGAGGTCACCAAAGCGCACGCCGCGCTCGCCGCGGGAAGCTACGTTGCCGGCACCACGCTGGGCGGGCTTGCCGGACGCCTGGTGGCCGGCCCTGCCGGGGAGCTGTGGGGATGGCGCGCCGCTGCCTTGGCCGTGTCCGTACTCGCCACGCTCGCCGCAGTCGCCTTCCTGGTGCTGGTGCCGCGCGCCCGGGGGTTTACGGCTGCCAAGGCGGGACTGCGCGGCGCCGCCCGCACCCTCGGCGGCCATCTGCGCAATATCCGCCTGCTCGCGCTGTACGTCCAGGCTTTCCTGATGATGGGCGGCTTTGTAGCCGTGTACAACTACCTGGGCTTCCGGCTTTCCGGTCAACCCTTCGGGCTGCCAGCCACCGTGGTCAGCCTCATGTTCCTCGCCTACCTGTCCGGGACCTTCACCTCCCGCTGGGCAGCAGGGCTGACCATGCGTTTCGGGCGCCGGAACGTGCTGCTTGCCGGGCTTGCCCTCTCGACGGCGGGCCTCGCCCTCACGCTCACCGCGTCACTGGCGCTGATCCTGGCCGGGCTGGTGGTTTTCACGGGCGGGTTCTTTGCGGCGCACAGCATCGGTGCGGGGTGGACGGGTGCGATCGCCAGCACCGGCCGGGCCCAGGCGGCCTCACTGTACAACCTTGCCTATTACCTCGGGTCAAGCATTATCGGTTGGGCCGGGGGGCTGCTCTTCCAGTCCTCCGGCTGGAGCACGCTGGCGGGCGCCGTCATGATCCTTGCCTGCCTCACCGCGGTGACTGTCGCCGTCGTCCATCCCAGGGAAGCAGGACGACCCAAGGGAGCAGGGGCCTGA
- a CDS encoding Lrp/AsnC family transcriptional regulator has product MSTNARNIRPGVHLEPLDAIDERLLAALVADARISNKQLAELVGIAPSTALMRTRALSERGIVQGYEAKLNLSSIGRSVQALVAVRLRAHDRDQIDRFTARVPQLPAVLSTFHTSGSVDYLLHIAVATTEDLRDWVLDNLATDPVVGHTETTLVFEHIQGNHGPLPD; this is encoded by the coding sequence GTGAGCACGAATGCCAGGAACATCAGGCCGGGAGTGCATCTGGAGCCCCTTGATGCCATTGACGAGCGCCTGCTGGCGGCCCTGGTGGCGGACGCAAGGATCTCCAACAAGCAGCTCGCGGAACTGGTGGGCATAGCGCCCTCTACGGCCCTGATGCGGACCCGGGCCCTCTCGGAGCGGGGCATCGTGCAGGGTTATGAAGCGAAGCTCAACCTGTCCTCCATCGGCAGATCAGTGCAGGCCCTGGTTGCGGTGCGGCTCCGGGCACATGACCGGGACCAGATCGACCGTTTCACGGCCCGCGTTCCGCAGCTGCCGGCGGTGCTGTCCACGTTCCACACTTCAGGCTCGGTGGACTACCTGCTGCACATCGCAGTCGCCACCACAGAAGACCTGCGCGACTGGGTACTGGACAACCTGGCCACAGACCCCGTGGTGGGCCATACGGAAACCACCCTGGTGTTCGAGCACATCCAGGGCAACCACGGGCCGCTGCCGGACTAG
- a CDS encoding ABC transporter ATP-binding protein → MDQAMIEFQSVTKQYQGGQPAVDQLTMSIGKGSITVFVGPSGCGKTTSLRMINRMVEPTSGVITVGGKDVTSVPAAELRRSMGYVMQSSGLLPHRSVLDNIATVPRLNGIPKSAARKRAEELLDVVGLASALGKRYPSQLSGGQQQRVGVARALAADPPVLLMDEPFSAVDPVVRDELQQELLRLQKDLAKTIVFVTHDIDEATVLGDKVAVFATGGKLAQYATAEEILRAPANDFVASFVGRDRGFRHLGFTASDGVTVHEVPTVVEGASGAFEPEPGAGWQLVVDGARHPLGWTGPGSGTGIIPGGSLFRPGESLRRALDAALSSPSGLGVAVDSEGRVLGVVRGGEVLALIEEARQVRQAAL, encoded by the coding sequence ATGGACCAGGCCATGATCGAGTTTCAGAGCGTCACCAAGCAGTACCAGGGCGGGCAGCCGGCCGTGGACCAGCTCACGATGTCCATCGGCAAGGGCTCCATCACCGTGTTTGTGGGACCCTCGGGCTGCGGAAAAACCACCTCGCTGCGAATGATCAACCGGATGGTGGAGCCCACCTCGGGTGTCATCACCGTTGGCGGCAAGGACGTCACCTCCGTGCCCGCGGCCGAACTGCGCCGCTCCATGGGATACGTGATGCAGTCCTCCGGCCTCCTGCCGCACCGCTCCGTGCTGGACAACATCGCCACCGTGCCCCGGCTGAACGGAATCCCGAAGTCCGCGGCACGCAAGCGCGCGGAGGAACTGCTCGACGTCGTCGGCCTGGCCAGCGCGCTGGGCAAGCGCTACCCCTCCCAGCTCTCGGGCGGCCAGCAGCAGCGCGTGGGAGTGGCCCGCGCGCTGGCCGCCGATCCGCCGGTCCTGCTGATGGACGAACCCTTCAGCGCGGTGGACCCGGTGGTCCGCGACGAACTGCAGCAGGAGCTGTTGCGGCTGCAGAAGGACCTGGCCAAGACCATCGTTTTTGTCACCCACGACATCGATGAGGCCACGGTCCTGGGCGACAAGGTGGCCGTCTTTGCCACCGGCGGAAAACTGGCGCAGTACGCCACCGCCGAGGAGATCCTGCGGGCTCCGGCGAATGATTTTGTGGCCTCCTTCGTTGGGCGGGACCGGGGCTTCCGCCACCTGGGGTTCACAGCGTCCGACGGCGTCACCGTGCACGAGGTGCCCACCGTGGTCGAGGGAGCCAGCGGCGCCTTTGAGCCCGAACCAGGCGCAGGCTGGCAGCTTGTGGTGGATGGCGCGAGGCATCCCCTCGGCTGGACCGGGCCGGGAAGCGGCACGGGAATCATCCCCGGCGGCTCACTCTTCCGGCCCGGCGAGAGCCTGCGGCGCGCGCTGGACGCGGCCCTGTCCTCGCCGTCGGGGCTGGGCGTGGCCGTGGACTCCGAAGGCAGGGTTCTCGGCGTCGTCAGGGGCGGTGAGGTCCTGGCCCTCATCGAAGAGGCACGCCAGGTCAGGCAGGCTGCACTCTGA
- a CDS encoding ABC transporter permease produces MDWFLANSGMVLERAGQHLALALVPMVLGLAISIPLAQLARRHQVLRSVVLTASSLLYTIPSLALFIILPTILGTRILDPLNVVVALTIYAVALLVRAALDAFDSVDKDVSQAAAAMGYKPLARFLQVDLPLSLPVMFAGLRVVSVSNISLVSVAALLGVGNLGMLFTDGLQRDFVTEVVVGIVAILVLALLMDAILVLLERILTPWERAGGRGSRPGTAVAGEATDAALRLAEPKTGGGNA; encoded by the coding sequence ATGGACTGGTTCCTCGCAAACAGCGGCATGGTCCTGGAACGGGCCGGCCAGCATCTGGCGCTCGCCCTGGTGCCCATGGTCCTGGGGCTGGCGATCTCCATCCCGCTGGCGCAACTGGCGCGCCGCCACCAGGTGCTCCGCTCGGTGGTGCTTACGGCGTCCTCGCTGCTGTACACCATTCCCTCGCTGGCACTGTTTATCATCCTGCCCACCATTCTCGGCACCCGGATCCTTGATCCACTCAATGTGGTGGTTGCCCTGACCATTTATGCGGTGGCCCTTTTGGTCCGCGCTGCCCTCGACGCCTTCGACTCGGTGGACAAGGACGTCAGCCAGGCCGCCGCCGCCATGGGCTACAAACCCCTGGCCCGGTTCCTGCAGGTGGACCTCCCGCTATCCCTGCCCGTGATGTTCGCCGGACTCCGGGTGGTGTCGGTCAGCAACATCTCCCTCGTCAGCGTGGCGGCACTGCTGGGCGTCGGCAACCTGGGCATGCTCTTTACCGACGGACTGCAGCGGGACTTTGTGACCGAGGTGGTGGTGGGGATCGTGGCCATCCTGGTCCTTGCCCTGCTGATGGACGCCATCCTGGTCCTGCTCGAGCGGATCCTCACCCCGTGGGAGCGGGCCGGGGGACGGGGCAGCCGCCCCGGAACGGCCGTTGCAGGAGAGGCAACTGACGCGGCCCTGCGACTGGCCGAGCCAAAGACCGGAGGCGGAAACGCGTGA
- the corA gene encoding magnesium/cobalt transporter CorA — translation MTIIDNAVYVNGVRHAEPDSLEQTFETLAQHGGMAWIGLYRPTAEEMAAVATEFGLHSLAVEDAISAHQRPKLERYEDALFTVLRPARYLDATETVEFGELHIFTGKNFVVTVRHAETAGVARVRQRLESRPDLLRHGPEAVLYALLDRVVDDYGPVVAGLENDIDEIEDQLFSGDSAVSRRIYELAREVIQFQRAIHPLPDMMHQLKRGFEKYDVETDLRHSLRDVEDHVERVISRADSFRDLLQNALTLDGTLTANRQNEASAKQNEQVKKISSWAAIFFAPSFVAGVYGMNFDHMPELHWDLGYPLAIVLMAATAAAMYAVFKKKGWL, via the coding sequence ATGACGATCATCGACAACGCCGTTTATGTCAACGGCGTCCGGCATGCCGAGCCTGACAGCCTGGAACAGACCTTCGAGACGCTGGCGCAGCACGGTGGCATGGCATGGATCGGCCTCTACCGGCCCACCGCCGAGGAGATGGCGGCGGTGGCCACGGAGTTCGGGCTGCACTCCCTGGCCGTGGAGGACGCCATCTCGGCGCACCAGCGACCCAAGCTCGAGCGGTACGAGGACGCCCTGTTTACGGTACTTCGGCCCGCGCGGTACCTGGACGCGACGGAGACGGTGGAGTTCGGTGAGCTGCATATTTTCACGGGCAAGAACTTCGTGGTCACTGTCCGGCATGCGGAGACGGCGGGGGTGGCACGGGTACGGCAGCGGCTGGAAAGCAGGCCGGATCTGCTGCGGCACGGACCCGAGGCTGTGTTGTATGCCTTGCTGGACCGCGTGGTGGATGACTACGGGCCTGTGGTGGCGGGGCTTGAGAACGACATCGACGAGATTGAAGACCAGCTGTTCAGCGGAGACAGCGCCGTGTCGCGGCGTATCTACGAACTTGCGCGGGAAGTGATCCAGTTCCAGCGTGCCATCCACCCGCTGCCGGACATGATGCACCAGCTCAAGCGCGGGTTCGAAAAATACGATGTGGAAACCGACCTCCGGCACAGCCTGCGCGATGTGGAGGACCATGTGGAGCGGGTCATCTCCCGGGCCGACTCCTTCCGGGACCTGCTCCAGAACGCCCTCACACTGGACGGCACCCTCACCGCCAACCGGCAGAACGAGGCCAGCGCCAAACAGAACGAACAGGTGAAGAAGATTTCCTCCTGGGCTGCCATCTTCTTCGCGCCATCCTTCGTGGCCGGTGTCTACGGGATGAACTTTGACCACATGCCCGAACTCCACTGGGACCTGGGCTACCCGCTGGCGATCGTTTTGATGGCGGCCACGGCCGCGGCCATGTATGCAGTCTTCAAGAAGAAGGGCTGGCTGTAG
- a CDS encoding pirin family protein, with translation MTNLEVSPQQEVCPPASPEGSSGPCLQLWPEREVPLGGVRAMNVQRTLPQRGLPTIGAWCFLDSFGPDRTAMSVLPHPHIGLQTVTWPLAGTIRHRDSVGSDVVVRPGELNIMTAGHGVSHSEFAVLPPDGGLPLQRGLQLWVALPDRQRHRQPGFEQHRDLPKLAGDGFTATVMVGELGAVVSPATMYSPILGADVTCEGNAVLPLNEHFEHGILVLDGGLAVDGQDIPPGPLGYLGIGRRELQVEALPGTRFLLIGGEPLQEELLMWWNFVGRTHEEVEQARDEWEAQAAMSNGKAAAARYGLVPGHGPDAGAEAGRIPAPPLPAVRLTPRKRSV, from the coding sequence GTGACCAACTTGGAAGTATCCCCCCAGCAGGAAGTCTGCCCGCCGGCGAGCCCTGAAGGGAGCTCCGGCCCGTGCCTGCAGTTGTGGCCGGAACGCGAGGTGCCGCTGGGCGGCGTGCGGGCCATGAACGTGCAGCGGACGCTGCCCCAGCGCGGGCTGCCCACCATCGGGGCGTGGTGCTTCCTGGACAGCTTTGGCCCTGACCGTACCGCCATGTCTGTCCTTCCGCACCCGCATATCGGACTCCAGACGGTGACCTGGCCGCTGGCCGGCACTATCCGCCACCGGGACAGCGTGGGCAGCGACGTGGTGGTCCGGCCCGGCGAACTGAACATCATGACGGCCGGGCACGGGGTCTCCCACTCCGAGTTCGCCGTGCTTCCGCCCGATGGCGGCCTGCCGTTGCAGCGCGGCCTCCAGTTGTGGGTGGCACTGCCGGACAGGCAACGGCACCGGCAGCCGGGGTTCGAGCAGCACCGCGACCTTCCCAAGCTGGCCGGCGACGGCTTTACCGCCACGGTGATGGTGGGGGAACTGGGCGCAGTGGTCTCCCCCGCCACGATGTATTCGCCCATTCTGGGAGCAGATGTTACCTGCGAAGGCAACGCCGTGCTCCCCCTGAATGAGCACTTTGAGCATGGCATCCTGGTGCTCGACGGCGGCCTGGCGGTGGACGGGCAGGACATCCCGCCGGGACCGCTGGGCTACCTGGGCATCGGCCGCCGGGAACTGCAGGTTGAGGCGCTGCCGGGCACGCGGTTCCTGCTGATTGGCGGCGAGCCCCTACAGGAGGAGCTGCTGATGTGGTGGAACTTCGTGGGCCGCACGCACGAGGAAGTGGAGCAGGCCCGGGATGAATGGGAAGCCCAGGCCGCCATGTCCAACGGCAAAGCCGCGGCAGCGCGCTATGGGCTGGTCCCGGGACACGGTCCTGACGCCGGCGCCGAGGCGGGCCGGATTCCCGCTCCGCCGTTGCCTGCCGTCCGGCTCACCCCGCGCAAGCGGTCCGTCTAA
- a CDS encoding N-acetylglucosamine kinase, translated as MTNTENPHALPAGPLTPPPNAPGGVVIGLDIGGTKTHGIRFVDGIPVADESAGSSNVQNVTREEAAQNLASLFVRIGGGDVSYVYAGSGGIDTEEDAAALAALIEPHVPGAQITVVHDSRLLLAAGHASTGVAVIAGTGSAAWGRNADGGEARAGGWGYLLGDEGSGYWLGREAVRYSLRRMNQGFPVDRLTAALLQSCGVDHPNRLIALFHSPETGRRFWAQQARHVVEAAAGGHMEAQELLEQAGRDLAALALQVLQQLGIPGPVILGGGLGMNVPPLQNAFRKHLAEAGATDVRVLEQEPVFGVLQLLAEQG; from the coding sequence GTGACGAACACCGAAAACCCCCATGCCCTGCCCGCCGGTCCGCTGACCCCGCCGCCCAATGCGCCCGGCGGGGTGGTCATCGGCCTGGATATCGGCGGCACCAAGACGCACGGAATCCGGTTCGTGGACGGCATCCCGGTGGCGGATGAATCGGCGGGCAGCTCCAACGTGCAGAACGTCACCCGGGAGGAGGCGGCGCAAAACCTGGCCAGCCTGTTTGTGCGGATAGGCGGTGGCGATGTGTCCTACGTGTACGCCGGGTCCGGGGGCATCGATACGGAAGAGGACGCGGCGGCCCTCGCTGCGCTGATTGAACCGCACGTCCCCGGTGCGCAGATCACGGTGGTGCACGACTCCCGGCTGCTGCTCGCTGCCGGCCATGCCAGCACCGGTGTGGCGGTGATTGCCGGGACTGGGTCAGCGGCTTGGGGCAGGAATGCCGACGGCGGCGAGGCCAGGGCGGGCGGCTGGGGTTACCTTCTGGGGGACGAAGGCAGCGGCTACTGGCTGGGGCGCGAAGCCGTGCGGTACAGCCTGCGGCGGATGAACCAGGGGTTCCCGGTGGACCGGCTCACTGCCGCCCTGCTGCAGTCCTGCGGCGTGGACCACCCGAACCGGCTGATTGCGCTGTTCCATTCCCCGGAAACCGGCCGCCGCTTCTGGGCGCAGCAGGCCCGGCATGTGGTGGAAGCGGCAGCCGGGGGCCACATGGAAGCCCAGGAGCTGCTGGAGCAAGCCGGCCGGGACCTTGCCGCGCTCGCACTCCAGGTGCTGCAGCAGCTGGGCATCCCGGGCCCAGTAATCCTGGGCGGCGGGCTGGGCATGAACGTGCCGCCCCTGCAAAACGCTTTCCGCAAGCACTTGGCAGAGGCCGGGGCGACCGATGTCCGGGTCCTGGAGCAGGAACCCGTCTTCGGCGTGCTGCAGCTGCTGGCGGAACAGGGCTGA